The Streptomyces sp. NBC_01275 genome has a segment encoding these proteins:
- the argH gene encoding argininosuccinate lyase, which produces MSSNSGDVRLWGGRFADGPAEALAKLSASVHFDWRLAPYDIAGSRAHARVLHKAGLLTEDELTRMVAGLDRLEADVADGSFVGTIADEDVHTALERGLLERLGADLGGKLRAGRSRNDQVATLFRMYLRDHARIVGGLIADLQDALIGLAEAHPDVAMPGRTHLQHAQPVLFAHHVLAHVQSLSRDAERLRQWDERTAVSPYGSGALAGSSLGLDPESVAKDLGFEHGSVGNSIDGTASRDFVAEFAFITAMIGVNLSRISEEIIIWNTKEFSFVTLHDAFSTGSSIMPQKKNPDIAELARGKSGRLIGNLTGLMATLKALPLAYNRDLQEDKEPVFDSCDQLEVLLPAFTGMIATLTVHRERMEELAPAGFSLATDIAEWLVKQGVPFRVAHEVAGECVKVAEADGKELDELTDEQFAKISAHLTPEVRSVLNVPGALASRDGRGGTAPSAVAIQLTEVKADVAAQHAWATAKKK; this is translated from the coding sequence GTGAGCAGCAACAGCGGTGACGTACGGCTCTGGGGCGGCCGTTTCGCCGACGGTCCCGCCGAGGCCCTGGCGAAGCTGTCCGCGTCCGTCCACTTCGACTGGCGGCTCGCGCCCTACGACATCGCCGGTTCGCGTGCCCACGCGCGCGTGCTGCACAAGGCGGGACTGCTCACCGAGGACGAGCTGACCCGGATGGTCGCCGGGCTCGACCGGCTCGAGGCGGACGTCGCCGACGGGTCCTTCGTGGGCACCATCGCCGACGAGGACGTCCACACCGCCCTGGAGCGCGGCCTCCTGGAGCGCCTGGGCGCCGACCTCGGCGGCAAGCTGCGTGCCGGCCGCTCCCGCAACGACCAGGTCGCGACCCTGTTCCGGATGTACCTGCGCGACCACGCCCGGATCGTCGGCGGCCTGATCGCCGACCTCCAGGACGCCCTGATCGGCCTGGCGGAGGCCCACCCGGACGTGGCGATGCCCGGCCGCACCCACCTCCAGCACGCCCAGCCGGTGCTCTTCGCCCACCACGTCCTGGCCCACGTCCAGTCCCTGTCCCGGGACGCGGAGCGGCTGCGCCAGTGGGACGAGCGCACGGCCGTGTCGCCGTACGGCTCGGGCGCGCTCGCGGGCAGCAGCCTCGGTCTGGACCCGGAGTCGGTGGCGAAGGACCTCGGCTTCGAGCACGGCAGCGTCGGCAACTCCATCGACGGGACGGCGTCCCGTGACTTCGTCGCCGAGTTCGCCTTCATCACCGCGATGATCGGGGTGAACCTCTCCCGGATCTCCGAGGAGATCATCATCTGGAACACGAAGGAGTTCTCCTTCGTGACCCTGCACGACGCGTTCTCCACGGGCTCGTCGATCATGCCGCAGAAGAAGAACCCGGACATCGCGGAGCTGGCGCGCGGCAAGAGCGGCCGTCTGATCGGCAACCTGACCGGCCTGATGGCCACGCTCAAGGCCCTCCCGCTCGCGTACAACCGCGACCTCCAGGAGGACAAGGAGCCGGTCTTCGACTCCTGCGACCAGCTGGAGGTCCTGCTCCCCGCCTTCACCGGCATGATCGCCACCCTCACCGTCCACCGCGAGCGCATGGAGGAGCTGGCCCCGGCCGGCTTCTCGCTCGCCACCGACATCGCCGAGTGGCTGGTCAAGCAGGGCGTGCCGTTCCGTGTCGCGCACGAGGTGGCCGGCGAGTGCGTCAAGGTCGCCGAGGCCGACGGCAAGGAGCTCGACGAGCTGACCGACGAGCAGTTCGCCAAGATCTCCGCCCACCTCACCCCCGAGGTCCGCTCGGTCCTCAACGTCCCCGGCGCCCTCGCCTCCCGCGACGGCCGCGGCGGCACGGCGCCGAGCGCGGTCGCGATCCAGCTGACCGAGGTCAAGGCGGACGTGGCGGCCCAGCACGCGTGGGCGACGGCCAAGAAGAAGTAG
- a CDS encoding argininosuccinate synthase: MTERVVLAYSGGLDTSVAIGWIAEETGAEVIAVAVDVGQGGEDLDVIRKRALACGAVEAEVADAKDEFADEYCLPAIKANALYMDRYPLVSALSRPTIVKHLVAAAQKHGATTVAHGCTGKGNDQVRFEAGIVALAPDLTCIAPVRDYAMTRDKAIAFCEEKNLPIATTKKSPYSIDQNVFGRAVETGFLEDIWNAPIEDVYEYTANPATPREADEVVVTFRQGVPAAIDGTPVTVLQAIQQLNERAGAQGIGRIDMVEDRLVGIKSREVYEAPGAIALITAHQELENVTVERELARYKRQVEQRWGELVYDGQWFSPLKRALDGFIEEANQHVNGDIRMTLHAGRAVVTGRRSQTSLYDFDLATYDTGDTFDQAAAKGFIDIYSLSSKIAARRDLRA, from the coding sequence GTGACCGAGCGCGTCGTACTCGCCTATTCGGGCGGTCTGGACACCTCCGTCGCCATCGGCTGGATCGCCGAGGAGACGGGCGCCGAGGTCATCGCGGTCGCGGTGGACGTCGGCCAGGGCGGCGAGGACCTGGACGTCATCCGCAAGCGCGCCCTCGCGTGCGGCGCGGTCGAAGCCGAAGTGGCCGACGCCAAGGACGAGTTCGCCGACGAGTACTGCCTGCCGGCGATCAAGGCCAACGCGCTCTACATGGACCGCTACCCTCTGGTCTCCGCACTCTCCCGGCCGACGATCGTCAAGCACCTCGTCGCCGCCGCCCAGAAGCACGGCGCCACCACGGTCGCCCACGGCTGCACCGGCAAGGGCAACGACCAGGTCCGCTTCGAGGCAGGCATCGTCGCCCTCGCCCCCGACCTCACGTGCATCGCCCCGGTCCGCGACTACGCGATGACCCGCGACAAGGCCATCGCGTTCTGCGAGGAGAAGAACCTCCCGATCGCGACCACCAAGAAGTCCCCGTACTCCATCGACCAGAACGTCTTCGGACGAGCGGTGGAGACCGGTTTCCTCGAGGACATCTGGAACGCGCCGATCGAGGACGTCTACGAGTACACCGCGAACCCGGCCACCCCGCGCGAGGCCGACGAGGTCGTCGTCACCTTCCGGCAGGGCGTCCCAGCGGCGATCGACGGCACGCCCGTCACCGTGCTCCAGGCGATCCAGCAGCTCAACGAGCGCGCCGGCGCCCAGGGCATCGGCCGGATCGACATGGTCGAGGACCGCCTCGTCGGCATCAAGTCCCGCGAGGTGTACGAGGCTCCGGGCGCGATCGCGCTCATCACGGCCCACCAGGAGCTGGAGAACGTCACCGTCGAACGCGAACTGGCCCGCTACAAGCGGCAGGTCGAGCAGCGCTGGGGCGAACTGGTCTATGACGGCCAGTGGTTCTCCCCGCTCAAGCGCGCCCTGGACGGCTTCATCGAGGAGGCCAACCAGCATGTGAACGGCGACATCCGGATGACCCTGCACGCCGGCCGCGCGGTCGTCACCGGCCGCCGTTCGCAGACCTCGCTCTACGACTTCGACCTCGCCACCTACGACACGGGCGACACCTTCGACCAGGCCGCGGCCAAGGGCTTCATCGACATCTACAGCCTGTCGTCGAAGATCGCGGCACGGCGGGATCTGCGGGCGTAG